The DNA region ATTCGGAGTGTATTTTAGTAGGACAAATGCTTTTCATATTCAGATTTTTTACAAAATTCCGAATCCTGAAAAGAATAAAGTGTTACCTGGATTACAAATCTTTCAGCAATTTAATCTGATTACGGTACAGAAGCACTTTGCCGTCATTCTCCAGTTTCTTCAGCATTCTGCTGATTACCACGCGTGAACTCGCCAAGTCGTTGGCAATCTGCTCGTGTGAAACATTGATTACGGTTTTTCCCGTTAAACTCGATTTTTCTTTTAAATAAGTGAGTAATCTTGTGTCAAGACTGTTGAATGCCACCATATCGAGTGCTTTCAGCATTTCATAGAAACGGTTCTGCATGGTACGCATCACAAAATGTTTCCAAGTTGGGTACTGCGACATCCATTTGTCCATATATTCCACAGGAATCATCCACATTTCCACGTCTTCTTCTGCCACTGCCTGAATTTCGCTTTTTGCCTCCTGCATACAGCAAGTAAAGGTCATTGCGCAACCATCCGCAGCATTCAGATAATACATCAGGAGTTCTTTCCCGTTATCGTCTATCATTGAAACTTTAAGAATTCCCTCCAACACAATCGGCATGTAAACAATCGGTTGACCGATGCTAATGATGACATCGCCTTCTTTTGCTGTTTTCAGTTTGCCAACCTGTAGAAGTTCTTCTACCAATTCGGGCTCAAAAAGGTTCTTTACACTGTCTTTGATTTCCATGCTTCAAAAATAAGGATTATTCGTCATTTCAAAGAATTCCCTCTTCTGAAAAACCTTCTGAAAAAAATAAAAAAAACCTGAAACGCAGACGCATCAGGTTCTTTTTGATTTCATAAAATTCTTTTATCCCTTAAACTGGCCCATTGCGATGAACTTGTCCTGTCTTTGGGTTTCAAGCTCTTTTCCTGTGAATTTTGAAAATGCTTTGATGTTTTGTAGGATTGAAGCTTTCAGGTGGTCGTAAGCAACCTGCGGTTCGTAATGCGCTCCACCAAGTGGTTCTTCAATAATCCCGTCGATGAACTTTTCTTTCAGCGCGTCTTGTGGAGTAAGTTTCAGTGCGTTGGCTGCATCTTCTTTATGATCCCAGTTTCTCCATAGAATTGAGGAACAACTTTCCGGCGCAATTACCGTGTACCAAGTGTTTTCGAGCATATATACTTTGTTTCCGACACCGATTCCCAAAGCTCCTCCACTCGCTCCTTCACCGATGATATAGACAAAAATCGGAGTTTTGAGCATCGTCATTTCATAGATGTTTCTTGCGATGGCTTCACCCTGACCTCTTTCTTCGGCTTCCAAACCAGGATAAGCTCCCGGTGTATCGATCAAAGAGATTACCGGAATATGGAATTTCTCAGCGAGTTTCATTAAACGCAATGCTTTTCTATAACCTTCAGGATTGCTCATCCCGAATCTTCGGAGCTGCCTTTCTTTTGTGGTTCTTCCTTTTTGCGTTCCGATAATCATCACCGATTTGCCGTCGATTTTTGCCAAACCTCCAACCATTGCTGGATCATCTGCAAAATTTCTGTCGCCGTGCAGTTCGAGGAAACTGTCTTTATCGACAATTCCTTTGATAAAGTCCAAAGTATAGGGACGGTCCGGATGGCGCGATAGCTGAACCCTTTGCCAAGGTGTAAGATTTCCGTAGATTTCCTTTTTCTTTTCGATGATTTTGTCCTCGATTTGTGAGCAGGCGAGTTTCACGTCCACCCCACTTTCTTCACCAACGAGCGAACACGTTTGGTACTGGTCCATCAACTCTTTTATCGGAAGCTCAAAACTTAAGTATTCCATTTTCTTCTTTAAAATAATCTTTCAAATTTAGTAAAATTACCGAAAACTACCCGATATTATTTACCGCATTGTTGATTCGGGCAATGCTTTCTTCTTTTCCGAGGATTTCGAGAATATCGGGAACATCTGGTCCTTTAAGCTCCCCAACAAGCGCCAAACGAAGCGGCATCATCACTTTTCCCATTCCCAGAGATTTGGATTCGGCAAAAGTGTGAATATTCTGCTTCAGCGTTTCACGTTCCAGGTTCCAAGTTTCAAGTTGGCTTGAAAGCTCTTTCATTGTTTCAGCGGTTTCGGGATTCCAAGCTTTTTTTACCGCTTTTTCGTCATAGGAAGTCGGCTGCTCGAAGAAGAATTTTCCGTTTTCGTAGATGTCTTTTGCGAAAGTGGCTCTTTCTTTCATTAATGAAATGATTCTCAGCAGTTTTTCATCGTCGAAACCGTTCAGATTAATTCCTTCAATATCTTTTAATAAAGACAAAATCTCAGTATCGGGTTTTGCTTTCAGGTATTCGTGGTTGAACCATTCCGCTTTTTCTTTGCTGAATCTTGCTCCCGCTTTATGAACTTTATGAAGGTCGAATTCTTTCGCCATTTCATCCAAAGTCAAAATTTCTTTATCATCCGCAGGACTCCAACCGAGGAGTGCAACCATATTGATGAACGCGTCGGGAAGATAACCTTCTTCTCGATAACCTTTTGAAATATTGCCCGTTACCGGATCTTTAAAATTCAACGGAAAAACTGGGAAACCGAATTTGTCGCCGTCTCTTTTTGAGAGCTTTCCTTTTCCCTCTGGTTTCAGGATTAATGAAAGGTGCGCAAACTGCGGTCTTTCCCAACCCATCGCTTCGTATAGCAAATAGTGAAGTCCGAGCGAAGGAAGCCATTCCTCACCACGAATCACGTGGGAAATCTCCATTTCGTGGTCATCGATGATATTGGCGAAATGGTAAGTCGGCATTCCGTCATTTTTCACCAGGACTTTATCGTCTAAAGTATTGGTATTCACCGAAAATTTTCCGCGGATAATATCCTCCAGATTCAGGATTCTGTCCACCGGCATTTTGAAGCGAACGACATACGGAACTTTATCATCGATTAATTTTTGAACTTCTTCTTTAGATAAAGTCAAGGAGTTTTTCAGACGGTTTCGTGTAATGTAATTGTAGGCGAAAACTTCTCCGTTCTGCTCGAAATCTTTTCGGATTTCATCGAGTTCTTCCGGCGTGTCGAAAGCGAGGTAGGCGTAATCAGTTTTCAGGATTTCAGCGAGATTTCGGTCGTAGATTTCCCTTCTTTCGGATTGTCGGTACGGACCATATTTTCCGCCGTGTTTCGGACTTTCGTCGGGAATCATTCCGCACCATTCCAGTGCTTCCATGATATAATCTTCAGCGCCTTCCACATATCTCGCGGTATCGGTATCTTCGATTCTCAAAACGAAATCACCGCCCTGATTTTTAGCGAAAAGATAGTCGTATAAAGCGGTTCTCACTCCTCCCAAATGTAACGGTCCGGTCGGACTTGGCGCAAAACGCACTCTCACTCTGCTCATTTTTCCTGTAAATTTTAAGCTGCAAATTTAGGGAAAAAAGTTGTTCTATTTTGGTACAGGTGGGTGCAATTGGTGCAAGTTGCAATGGTTGCAATGGTTGCAGTTGCCATTGGGTGCAAGATGCAAGGTGCAAGGTGCGGTTGTTGATATTGTTGCAATGGTTGCAGTTGATGCAATTGTTGCAGTTGTTGTAAAGCTGATTGCCGAAAGCCGATTGCTACATTGGTACATTGGTAAATTGGTAAATTGCTACATTGGTACATTAATTCATTTTTATTTAGTTTTGCATTAAATAACGCATTCTATGTTAGAAATCGGCGAAAGACCTTGGGGGAAATATTTTGTTTTGGCAGATGAACCCAACTATAAATTAAAAAGAATCGAGGTCAATCCGGGACAAAGACTTTCTTATCAGTACCACCATCACCGGCAGGAATTCTGGACGATTGTGGAAGGAGAAGCGGTTGTGGTTTTAAATGACGAAGAGCATTCGCTGAATTATGGCGAAAGCATTTTTATTCCGCAAGGTGCAAATCACAGGATCGAAAACCGCTCTGAAAATTTGATGGTTTTTGTGGAAGTACAGACCGGGACTTATTTCGGGGAAGACGATATCGTGAGAATTGAAGACGATTATTCCAGATAAACGAAATGGCGGTAAAAAAGCAAAGCAAACAGCTCATGTACCTGAAAGGTTTTGCCAGAACGCTGCTTCCGGGAAGATCGGATTTCAGGAAAAGGATTGAAGAACTGAAGGCGAAGCTTACCGACGAACAACTGCAGAAAGTTAAAGAACGGGTCAATTATTACTGCCAATCTACTTTTCAACCCAATCCAGAAAGTGCGCTGATTAAGGATCTGAAGAACCCAAAAAATCCAAAAGCATACTATTTTGATACTTACGAATACGCCCAATATTTTGACGAGAATCTTCCACTCAATTTTGTCTTCGGTGATGTAACCGAGGTTCCCGAATTTCCGTCCATCGTCAAAAGTCGTCCGATTTCAGAAAATAACCAAAACAGCGTTTTGCTGAACCTCGATAAGACGCGGCATTTTGTTTGGGTGAAGGATTCCAAAAAGTTTTTGGATAAAAAGGATATTTTGATTGGGAGATGTGCGGTTTTTCAGGACAACCGTCATCGTTTTTTTGAGAGATATTTTGAACATCCAATGACAGACTTAGGGCAGGTCGACACTCTTGGAGGAAGGACTGAATGGAACAAACCGAAAATTTCTCTGGAAAAACATTTAGATTATAAATTCATTTTGAGTTTGCAAGGCAATGATGTCGCCACTAATTTAAAATGGATTATGTCCTCAAACTCGATCGCAGTAATGCCAAAACCAACTATGGAAACGTGGTTTATGGAAGGCAAGTTGGTCGGAGGAAAACATTTTATTGAAATAAGAGAAGACTACTCAGATTTGGAAAGCCAAATGAATTTCTACATTAATAATCCCGAAATTTGTTTACACATTATTAAGAATGCAAATAATTTCTGCGAACAATTCTACAATCAAAATATTGAAGATTTGTGCAGTTTGTGGGTTTTGGAAAAACACCTTAATCTACCACACTAAAAGACTCATTGGCGGTAGCACTAATCTTCCCACATATATTTTCTTTTTTTGCCAGTAAGTTTATTCTGAAAATCTTTGAACCACAACTTTAGCTGAATAGGAAAATAACTCCTGAGTTTTTCTATTTTTTTTTGCAGTAGCTTATTTTCTAAAAGTAATAAGCCATCTTCGGAACTTTTCATTTCATTTGACTTTGAGTGCAGATGAATGTTGATAAACTTTAATCTGTTAGCTATTTTCTCACCAATCAATTTTGGGGAAAGTAAATGATGAACATCCTTTTTGCCTTGTTCAGCAATCATTTGCGCATACTCGAGATTTTGCATTACTTCTTTCATTAATTCCGCTGCATGATTGGTATCTGGATCTGCCCAAAAATCTTTTGCTGTGCTGAAATAATACATATCTTTTGCTGAAACTAATTTATATTTAACCAAAAAACTATTGTTAATTGTCATAAACTCATTGTTAGCTGAATAAGCCGTTGCAATAACCGGTTTTCCTAGGTACATTGATTCAGCCATTGTTAATCCAAATCCTTCCGAACGGTGAAGCGAAACAAAACAATCGCAACAATTCATCAAACTGTATAGCTCATTTTTTTCCAGTATTTCCTCAATTAAGATAATGCTTTTGTTGTTTCCGATTTTGCTGATTAAGATTTGCTTTTCTTTAGGAAATTCGTTACTCAAAGACGATTTTATCACTAAGATTACATCTGGATTATTTTTCCCAAATGCTTTTTCATAGGCCTCAATTGTTGCAATAGGGTTTTTTCTGTCGATCGAACTATAATAATCGAACATGGTGAGGAAAAGAAATTTATCCTCGGGAAGGTTTAATTCTCGTCTGCTTAAAGTCGGTTTTTCAATCTCGATAGAATGCATAAATTTTAACACCGGAACAGGCGAAACTTTAGAGATTGCTTCCGTACAAAAATTACTCGGCACCCAAATTTCATCGAAGAGATCAAAATAAACTTTCGACTCCTCAGGAAAGGTTTCTAATTCCCACGCCCAGAATGCAATATTATATTTTCCCAAAAAATATTTTCTATCCGTTTCGCCGATCAAGCCAAGTAATTTATCAATGTTTACCTGAACTAAATTTATGCTGTAAGGATTTTCTGCAGAAATTTTTTGTGTTCCATCAGTGCAATCTTTGATGTGTTTGGAGATATCTATATTGAAGTCATTAAGTACATAAGGGATTTCAGTGGTTTTTATCGCCCGAATATTGGCTCTCACTCCTTCTCCCAAACCAAATTGCTTATTGATATATCCAGAAATATTGACTCCAAAACTATCTTCCTTGAAATTCATTTTATACCTTTGTTAATACAGAAATCCACAAAAAACTTGCAGTAAGCAAAAATACTTAATAAATAGTGAATACCTCTTTTTTAAAAAAATATTTTTATAAATACCTCAACAAAAAGAAATACAGGGAATATAAGGATATCGTCCGTCATGAAGAACGAAGAAAAAAATTGAAAACAGAATTTCTTTCCCATCTTTCAGAAATCCAAAAATATCTGAAAACCGAACAGGAACTAAATATTTTGCATTCGGGACATATTGGGGATTTAATCTATTCGCTTCCCGTAATCAAAGAACTCAGCAAAAATTATCGTTGCAACTTGATCGTGAATATCGGAAAGCCAGCACAAACACATGCCTATAAACATGTTTCTGGGAATCTTTTGATTAATGAAAAACTGTATTCAAAATTACTGCCATTACTACAAAAAGTTTCTTATCTAAACAATATTGAAGTTTACAAGAATCAAAAAATCCATCTTAATTTTGATTTATTCAGAGAATTTCCGTTTGAACTAAATTTCATAACTGTTCGTTGGTACTCGCATCTAACAGGAGTTTTTCCAGACTTTACAAAACCTGCTCTGCAAGTGGAACCTCATCCCGTAATAAAAGATAAAGTGGTCATTATTCGAAGTTTTCGTGTTCGAAATTCTTTTGTGAATTATTCTTTTCTAAAAAAATATGACAACCTGCTTTTTGTGGGACTTCCAGACGAATTTGAAGATTTGAAGAGAACGGTTCCAAACTTAGAATACTATGACGCCAAGGACTTCTATGAGTTAGCGCAAATTATTAAAAGTTCAAAATTTTATTTGGGAAACCAGTCATTTGGATTTGCTTTAGCCGAAACAATGAAAGTTCCACGGCTTTTAGAGGCATATTCCGATTTTCCCGTGGTGCATCCTATTGGCGAAAACGCGTATGATTTTTATTTTCAGGAGCACTTTGAATTGCTTTTTGACAAACTTTACAATTCATAAATTAAACACTTTTTCTACCCAATGCTCCAGTGTATATTTTCTATAAATCTCCGGATCCAATTCCTTATAATCAGTTTCGAAAAAGGATTTTTCGAGGTTGGATAAGTCATCCTTTAATAGCAAAATATTATTGGGATTAAAGAAATCATAATCCTTGATGGTTTGGTTATCGGTGATGATTTTCTTTTTCAAAGCCATCGCCTCAAAAATCCGAAAACTTAATCCCGTTTGGTTTTCACGGGTCAGATCCAAAAGCACTTTTCCGCTTTTATAAAATTCGGGTACGTCTTTATGCGCCAATCTTCTTCGGGTAAAAAACACAGTTCGCTTACTGTCGAGATTTAAGTTTTCCTTCCACGCCTTTTTTCCAACGATTTTGGCGTAATAAGAAAGTCCCATTTTGTCCAGCTTCTTGGTGATTTTAGAAAGAATCTCAATCCGTTTATCGTATGATGCAATAAATACCATATCGAAAGACGGATTTTTATCTAATTGACTTTCAGGAAGATAATTGTAATTGGTAATTAATTGAAAGTTATGTTTCTTGGCATCGTCTTTGTCAAAACTAAAGATTTCGTCGAAGAGGTCGAAAAGGTGTTCCGCCGGACAACGCGCCAAACTGTCGTAAAGATAAGCGATATATTTCCCCGCAAATTTTTTGATTTCTTCGTGGTATTCACGCTCGATCAATTCGGGATTGATGACCAGAATCTGATCCTGCTTCCCGAGTTTTTTCAGCTGATCAAGGATCATTTCCTGTCGCTGCTTGTTTTTCAGATTACGCTTCAAAACAATCTTGGAAATGGTATTCTGAACTCTCGCCGAAAAACTCTTGTGTTGATAAGCCCCGATGTTGATATGATTCGCAACGATACCTCTCCTTTTCAGTTCCTCCACAATGTGTTCATCGTAATTCCAGAAATCAAAACTGATGACGCAAATCTTCATAAGTAAAATAATCTTCCGTTGTTCTCTACAATCATTAAACCAATTTCGAAAAACCGGTAAAGAATACAAATTTACTGATTTTTTTCCTCTTTTTTTAATGATTGATAAGTTTCAAAAACACTTAGGGTTTGCAAAGCGGCAAGTTGGAATCCTTCTTTGCCATCCAAGAAACCTAATCGCAAAAAATAGGTTTTGAAAAACTTAAAGAATGATTTTGCATATTGAGCGAAAGCACTGTATTTCCTTCCTTTATCAAAAAGTTCCTGTCCTTTCAGCACTCCGTAATGAATCATTTTCTTTCGATAGGAATCATAATCGGAAACGGAATAATGGAGCAGTTTATTTTTGAGAACACCCACTGTTCCTTTGACCTGAAGCGTTTCATGAACTTTCTTCTCAGCAATATATCTGCACTTGCTTTTACGGAAAAGCCGGAAATTCCTGTCGGTCTGGGTTCCAGAAAAATGAATGGGTTTTCCTGCAAAATAAAATTTTCTATAAAAATAGTAGGCGTCCTTTTTCTCCTTTTTCTTAAGTTCTGCAATAATCTCGAGTTTAAGTTTTTCGGGGATTCGTTCGTCGCCGTCCAGAAAAAGAATCCAGTCATTTTCAGCTTTGTCGATTGCAAAGTTCCTC from Chryseobacterium suipulveris includes:
- a CDS encoding Crp/Fnr family transcriptional regulator, yielding MEIKDSVKNLFEPELVEELLQVGKLKTAKEGDVIISIGQPIVYMPIVLEGILKVSMIDDNGKELLMYYLNAADGCAMTFTCCMQEAKSEIQAVAEEDVEMWMIPVEYMDKWMSQYPTWKHFVMRTMQNRFYEMLKALDMVAFNSLDTRLLTYLKEKSSLTGKTVINVSHEQIANDLASSRVVISRMLKKLENDGKVLLYRNQIKLLKDL
- a CDS encoding acetyl-CoA carboxylase carboxyltransferase subunit alpha, yielding MEYLSFELPIKELMDQYQTCSLVGEESGVDVKLACSQIEDKIIEKKKEIYGNLTPWQRVQLSRHPDRPYTLDFIKGIVDKDSFLELHGDRNFADDPAMVGGLAKIDGKSVMIIGTQKGRTTKERQLRRFGMSNPEGYRKALRLMKLAEKFHIPVISLIDTPGAYPGLEAEERGQGEAIARNIYEMTMLKTPIFVYIIGEGASGGALGIGVGNKVYMLENTWYTVIAPESCSSILWRNWDHKEDAANALKLTPQDALKEKFIDGIIEEPLGGAHYEPQVAYDHLKASILQNIKAFSKFTGKELETQRQDKFIAMGQFKG
- the gltX gene encoding glutamate--tRNA ligase, producing the protein MSRVRVRFAPSPTGPLHLGGVRTALYDYLFAKNQGGDFVLRIEDTDTARYVEGAEDYIMEALEWCGMIPDESPKHGGKYGPYRQSERREIYDRNLAEILKTDYAYLAFDTPEELDEIRKDFEQNGEVFAYNYITRNRLKNSLTLSKEEVQKLIDDKVPYVVRFKMPVDRILNLEDIIRGKFSVNTNTLDDKVLVKNDGMPTYHFANIIDDHEMEISHVIRGEEWLPSLGLHYLLYEAMGWERPQFAHLSLILKPEGKGKLSKRDGDKFGFPVFPLNFKDPVTGNISKGYREEGYLPDAFINMVALLGWSPADDKEILTLDEMAKEFDLHKVHKAGARFSKEKAEWFNHEYLKAKPDTEILSLLKDIEGINLNGFDDEKLLRIISLMKERATFAKDIYENGKFFFEQPTSYDEKAVKKAWNPETAETMKELSSQLETWNLERETLKQNIHTFAESKSLGMGKVMMPLRLALVGELKGPDVPDILEILGKEESIARINNAVNNIG
- a CDS encoding phosphomannose isomerase type II C-terminal cupin domain, giving the protein MLEIGERPWGKYFVLADEPNYKLKRIEVNPGQRLSYQYHHHRQEFWTIVEGEAVVVLNDEEHSLNYGESIFIPQGANHRIENRSENLMVFVEVQTGTYFGEDDIVRIEDDYSR
- a CDS encoding glycosyl transferase family 90; translation: MAVKKQSKQLMYLKGFARTLLPGRSDFRKRIEELKAKLTDEQLQKVKERVNYYCQSTFQPNPESALIKDLKNPKNPKAYYFDTYEYAQYFDENLPLNFVFGDVTEVPEFPSIVKSRPISENNQNSVLLNLDKTRHFVWVKDSKKFLDKKDILIGRCAVFQDNRHRFFERYFEHPMTDLGQVDTLGGRTEWNKPKISLEKHLDYKFILSLQGNDVATNLKWIMSSNSIAVMPKPTMETWFMEGKLVGGKHFIEIREDYSDLESQMNFYINNPEICLHIIKNANNFCEQFYNQNIEDLCSLWVLEKHLNLPH
- a CDS encoding glycosyltransferase, giving the protein MNFKEDSFGVNISGYINKQFGLGEGVRANIRAIKTTEIPYVLNDFNIDISKHIKDCTDGTQKISAENPYSINLVQVNIDKLLGLIGETDRKYFLGKYNIAFWAWELETFPEESKVYFDLFDEIWVPSNFCTEAISKVSPVPVLKFMHSIEIEKPTLSRRELNLPEDKFLFLTMFDYYSSIDRKNPIATIEAYEKAFGKNNPDVILVIKSSLSNEFPKEKQILISKIGNNKSIILIEEILEKNELYSLMNCCDCFVSLHRSEGFGLTMAESMYLGKPVIATAYSANNEFMTINNSFLVKYKLVSAKDMYYFSTAKDFWADPDTNHAAELMKEVMQNLEYAQMIAEQGKKDVHHLLSPKLIGEKIANRLKFINIHLHSKSNEMKSSEDGLLLLENKLLQKKIEKLRSYFPIQLKLWFKDFQNKLTGKKRKYMWED
- a CDS encoding glycosyltransferase family protein, producing the protein MKICVISFDFWNYDEHIVEELKRRGIVANHINIGAYQHKSFSARVQNTISKIVLKRNLKNKQRQEMILDQLKKLGKQDQILVINPELIEREYHEEIKKFAGKYIAYLYDSLARCPAEHLFDLFDEIFSFDKDDAKKHNFQLITNYNYLPESQLDKNPSFDMVFIASYDKRIEILSKITKKLDKMGLSYYAKIVGKKAWKENLNLDSKRTVFFTRRRLAHKDVPEFYKSGKVLLDLTRENQTGLSFRIFEAMALKKKIITDNQTIKDYDFFNPNNILLLKDDLSNLEKSFFETDYKELDPEIYRKYTLEHWVEKVFNL
- a CDS encoding glycosyltransferase family 2 protein; translated protein: MLELKGKVSGAIITFNEEKNIREVLDCFDFCDEIIVVDSFSTDNTVELASENPKVRVFQNKFEDFTKQRNFAIDKAENDWILFLDGDERIPEKLKLEIIAELKKKEKKDAYYFYRKFYFAGKPIHFSGTQTDRNFRLFRKSKCRYIAEKKVHETLQVKGTVGVLKNKLLHYSVSDYDSYRKKMIHYGVLKGQELFDKGRKYSAFAQYAKSFFKFFKTYFLRLGFLDGKEGFQLAALQTLSVFETYQSLKKEEKNQ